The following proteins are co-located in the Limanda limanda chromosome 5, fLimLim1.1, whole genome shotgun sequence genome:
- the LOC133001461 gene encoding potassium voltage-gated channel subfamily V member 2-like, producing the protein MGSTSKVANLFNRRQSLFPNYKVADSSLNRRPSQIAYPLAKESCLKTWNSMQELSRDIYDIYAEYDDEKEDNALYGFSKQISPSKRNYMININVGGKSYQIAYKMAAKYPKTRIGRLATCTDHNMKLDLCDDYMVTDNEYFFDRDPDIFHSIFNFYRTGVLWIKDELCPRNFLEEINYWGVRIKNTHRCCRISFEERQDELNDQLKIQRELEAEVEIEENEELFHDMFMGRMRRAIWNLMEMPFSSIQAKLMALASSLFVLISLVAMTLNTVEEMQYRTAKGQLSGKTYWEYVESMCIAFFAMEYLLRLVSTPDIKSFSRSVLNTVDLVAILPQYLQAILEFFDNEDNYIKHEADMQAMGQVGKLGQVLRIMRLMRIFRILKLARHSTGLRAFGFTLRQCYQQVGCLFLFIAMGIFSFSAMVYTVEHDMPNTNFTSIPHAWWWAAVSISTVGYGDVYPETILGRIFAFVCIAFGIILNGLPISILFNKFSDYYAKLKSNQYTASSKNRGKVRFANRTAMKLNHLFGNSHPPTH; encoded by the exons ATGGGGAGCACCAGCAAGGTGGCCAACTTGTTTAACCGGCGACAGAGTCTCTTCCCCAACTACAAAGTTGCAGATTCGTCTCTGAATCGAAGACCCTCGCAGATCGCTTACCCACTGGCCAAGGAAAGCTGCTTGAAGACATGGAACTCCATGCAGGAGCTGAGCAGAGACATCTACGACATTTACGCAGAGTACGATGACGAGAAGGAGGACAACGCCCTGTACGGCTTCTCCAAGCAGATTTCACCTTCCAAGAGGAACTACATGATCAACATCAATGTAGGGGGGAAGTCATATCAGATAGCCTACAAGATGGCTGCCAAGTACCCCAAGACCAGAATAGGACGACTGGCCACTTGCACTGACCACAACATGAAGCTGGACCTGTGCGATGACTACATGGTGACCGACAACGAGTACTTCTTTGACAGGGACCCGGACATCTTCCACAGCATCTTCAACTTCTACAGGACTGGCGTGCTGTGGATCAAGGACGAGCTGTGTCCCCGCAACTTCCTGGAGGAAATCAACTACTGGGGTGTGAGGATCAAGAACACCCACCGCTGCTGCCGCATCTCCTTCGAGGAGAGGCAGGACGAGCTGAACGACCAGCTGAAGATCCAGAGGGAGCTGGAGGCCGAGGTGGAGATcgaggagaacgaggagctGTTTCACGACATGTTCATGGGCCGGATGCGTCGAGCCATCTGGAACCTGATGGAGATGCCGTTTTCGTCTATTCAGGCCAAGTTAATGGCTCTGGCCTCCAGCCTGTTTGTCCTGATCTCGCTGGTGGCCATGACTCTCAACACAGTGGAGGAGATGCAGTACAGGACTGCCAAAGGTCAGCTCAGCGGCAAGACATACTGGGAATACGTGGAGTCCATGTGCATCGCCTTCTTCGCCATGGAGTACCTGCTTCGTCTGGTGTCCACTCCTGACATCAAGTCCTTCAGCAGGAGCGTGCTCAACACCGTGGACCTGGTGGCCATCCTGCCCCAGTACCTGCAGGCCATCCTGGAGTTCTTCGACAACGAGGACAACTACATAAAGCACGAGGCCGACATGCAGGCGATGGGACAGGTGGGGAAGCTGGGCCAAGTGCTGAGGATCATGAGGCTGATGAGAATCTTCCGCATCTTGAAGCTGGCGCGACACTCCACGGGCCTGCGTGCGTTTGGCTTCACTCTGCGTCAGTGCTACCAGCAAGTGggctgcctcttcctcttcatcgcCATGGGCATCTTCAGCTTCTCTGCCATGGTCTACACTGTGGAGCATGACATGCCGAACACTAACTTCACCAGCATTCCTCATGCATGGTGGTGGGCTGCT GTCAGCATCTCCACTGTGGGCTACGGAGACGTCTACCCAGAGACCATACTGGGTCGTATCTTCGCCTTCGTCTGCATCGCTTTTGGAATCATTCTCAACGGCCTGCCCATATCCATCCTCTTCAACAAGTTCTCGGACTATTACGCTAAACTCAAGTCTAATCAGTACACAGCCTCCTCGAAGAATCGAGGGAAGGTGAGATTTGCCAATAGGACGGCGATGAAGCTCAACCACTTGTTTGGAAACAGCCATCCTCCTACACACTGA
- the LOC133001460 gene encoding purpurin-like, whose translation MDVPMFAVAVLILACIEQSLASCVVDSFIVKEDFDPVRYAGKWYALQKKDPEGLFLQDNISAEYTVGDDGSMVASSRGRVTLFGFWVVCADMAAQYSVPDPVTPGKMFMNYQGLASYLSSGGDNYWVIDTDYENYAITYACRTQKEDGSCEDGYSLVFSRNPRGLAPAIQRVVRQKQEEVCMAGQFQPVLQTGAC comes from the exons ATGGACGTCCCTATGTTTGCCGTGGCGGTGTTGATCCTGGCCTGCATCGAGCAGAGCCTGGCCTCCTGCGTGGTGGACAGCTTCATAGTCAAAGAGGACTTCGACCCCGTGAGA TACGCTGGAAAATGGTACGCTCTGCAGAAGAAAGACCCCGAGGGTTTGTTCCTGCAGGACAACATCTCTGCTGAATACACCGTTGGAGACGATGGCTCCATGGTGGCCTCCTCCCGGGGCAGAGTCACTCTCTTCGG GTTCTGGGTTGTGTGTGCGGACATGGCTGCTCAGTACTCCGTGCCCGATCCCGTTACCCCCGGCAAGATGTTCATGAACTACCAGGGCCTGGCCAGCTACCTGTCCAGTGGCG GTGACAACTACTGGGTCATTGACACAGACTATGAAAACTACGCCATCACTTACGCCTGCCGCACCCAAAAGGAGGATGGAAGCTGCGAGGACGGCTACTCCCTGGTCTTCTCCCGTAACCCCCGTGGCCTCGCCCCCGCCATCCAGAGAGTCGTTCGccagaagcaggaggaggtcTGCATGGCCGGACAGTTCCAGCCTGTGCTGCAGACCG GAGCGTGCTAA
- the atp5meb gene encoding ATP synthase membrane subunit eb, with protein MAPPVAVSPLIKTARWSALIAGIIYGKKRYDTLKPIAAEERKIEEEEKKVREEQERIAKQLAEASEESILK; from the exons ATGGCTCCTCCAGTTGCAGTGTCGCCCCTGATCAAG ACCGCCAGGTGGTCAGCTTTGATTGCTGGCATCATCTATGGCAAAAAGAGATATG ATACCCTGAAGCCCATCGCAGCCGAGGAGAGGAagatcgaggaggaggagaagaaggtcCGTGAAGAGCAGGAGCGCATTGCCAAGCAACTAGCAGAAG CGAGTGAAGAAAGCATTCTGAAGTAA
- the tmem150aa gene encoding transmembrane protein 150Aa, with amino-acid sequence MTAWIVLPVSLSAFSITGIWIVYAMAVMNHHVCPVENWHYNVTCTEELPRPGLPKTCCTIQDIPLISKCGSFPPESCLFSLIGNVGAFMVVMVCLLRYAQVIEHSHRCWVNTSAMVSGCTNAVGLVMVGNFQVDHAKSLHYVGAGVAFPAGLLFVCLQCVLTYRVAVTALDYWMAHFRVALALGAMVSLVLSGIFFIHESFILQHAAAICEWVFTVDILVFYGTFTYEFGTVTSETLMVGLERSHHGSGVMMGPRARGSTLSGATKGLKSPGGSSTSTHLNCTPESIAML; translated from the exons ATGACTGCCTGGATCGTCCTGCCTGTCAGCCTGTCTGCCTTCTCCATCACAGGAATATGGATTGT ATATGCCATGGCTGTGATGAATCACCACGTCTGTCCTGTGGAGAACTG GCATTACAATGTGACGTGCACAGAGGAGCTGCCCCGACCAGGCCTCCCCAAGACATGCTGCACCATCCAGGACATCCCACTCATCag TAAATGTGGCTCCTTCCCTCCTGAGAGCTGCCTCTTCAGTCTGATTGGCAACGTCGGAGCTTTCATGG TGGTGATGGTGTGCCTTCTGCGCTACGCCCAGGTGATCGAGCACAGCCACAGATGTTGGGTCAACACCAGCGCGATGGTGTCTGGCTGCACCAACGCTGTGGGTCTGGTCATGGTGGGCAACTTCCAG GTTGATCATGCCAAATCTCTACACTATGTGGGAGCGGGTGTGGCCTTTCCAGCCgggctgctgtttgtgtgtctgcagtgtgtgcTCACCTACCGTGTAGCTGTCACTGCCCTCGACTACTGGATGGCTCATTTCCGGGTGGCGCTGGCACTGGGAGCCATGGTCTCACTCGTCCTCA GCGGCATCTTCTTCATCCACGAGAGCTTCATCCTGCAGCACGCTGCGGCCATCTGCGAGTGGGTCTTCACAGTAGACATCCTGGTCTTTTACGGAACCTTCACCTACGAGTTTGGCACGGTCACCAGCGAGACCCTGATGGTGGGCCTGGAGCGGAGTCACCACGGCTCCGGTGTTATGATGGGCCCCAGGGCCCGGGGCTCAACACTAAGCGGGGCGACTAAGGGCCTCAAGTCCCCGGGGGGGAGCAGCACATCCACACATCTCAACTGTACCCCGGAGAGCATCGCCATGTTGTAG
- the rnf181 gene encoding E3 ubiquitin-protein ligase RNF181 — MASYFEEHDCEPTNAEEQYRQNALLELARSLMQGLDLLDSGAFDSSDWDQRLPPPAAKTAVQTLTVVVISPEQADKALKCPVCLVEFEEQETVREMPCKHLFHAKCILPWLGKTNSCPLCRLELPTDNPEYEEFKRDKERRKQREHRLEDLHGAMYT; from the exons ATGGCGTCTTACTTTGAAGAGCACGACTGTGAGCCGACCAACGCTGAGGAACAGTATCGGCAGAACGCTCTACTTGAACTGGCCAG GTCTTTAATGCAGGGCTTAGACTTACTTGACTCTGGAGCGTTCGACTCGTCAGACTGGGATCAACGTCTCCCCCCCCCAGCTGCCAAGACCGCTGTTCAGACCCTCACCGTGGTCGTCATTTCTCCAGAGCAAGCAG ACAAAGCTCTGAAGTGTCCAGTTTGTTTGGTGGAGTTTGAGGAACAAGAAACAGTTCGAGAAATGCCCTGCAAACACCTTTTCCACGCAAAATGCATACTGCCCTGGCTGGGCAAG ACTAACTCCTGTCCGCTCTGTCGACTTGAATTACCAACTGACAATCCAGAGTATGAAGAGTTTAAAAGAGACAAG gagagaaggaaacagaggGAACACCGGCTGGAGGATCTACACGGAGCCATGTACACATGA